In the Nitrospirota bacterium genome, one interval contains:
- a CDS encoding winged helix-turn-helix transcriptional regulator, producing MLKSLFSSSIRADVLSLLLNSPDEQFYIREVAKLLRKNPSGIKRELDNLEKMGIVTSEKIVNLKYFQANKESPLFSELKNLITKSLGLPGALKAVLRASGAKAAFLYGPYAEGYDVQTVDLFVIGASLSLTKELKDLEKRFDLKINCTVVDEDEYKVKKKKRDANLKRILSGKRITLIGRL from the coding sequence ATGTTAAAAAGTTTATTTTCATCATCAATACGTGCAGATGTCCTCTCATTGCTGTTGAACAGCCCTGATGAACAATTCTACATAAGGGAAGTTGCTAAGCTCCTCAGAAAAAATCCTTCCGGTATAAAAAGGGAACTTGACAATCTCGAAAAAATGGGTATTGTTACCAGTGAGAAGATTGTCAATCTGAAATACTTCCAGGCTAATAAGGAATCACCTCTTTTTTCTGAACTAAAAAATCTTATTACTAAATCTCTTGGTTTGCCCGGTGCATTGAAGGCAGTCCTCAGGGCATCCGGGGCAAAAGCCGCATTTCTTTATGGACCATATGCAGAAGGATATGATGTGCAAACAGTAGATCTTTTTGTAATTGGTGCATCATTATCACTCACAAAGGAACTTAAAGACCTTGAGAAGAGATTCGATTTAAAAATCAATTGTACTGTTGTTGATGAAGATGAGTATAAGGTAAAAAAGAAAAAGCGTGATGCAAATCTGAAGAGAATTTTGTCAGGTAAGAGAATAACCTTAATAGGGAGACTTTAA
- a CDS encoding deoxyribonuclease IV, with protein MRRLGVHTSIAGGLHLSLERAYELGCNTIQIFSHNPRGWAIKELSEEDVSLFKKLRLIRDITPVYIHSSYLINIASSNKVLNKKSISLLIKEMDRADLIGADFVILHPGSASNESGKIARKRAIDALNEVAKKGKWNAGLLIENTSGERGDISTSIKDIAEIIQGVNEYLISGICIDTCHLFAAGYDIRRTKVINNISNDIEKYIGFKYVKLIHLNDSKTDLGKHIDRHEHIGIGKIGIAGLRKFINYKTFRSVPLILETPKKTESNDLMNIQKVKKMTNYI; from the coding sequence TGAGTTTGGAGAGGGCATACGAACTCGGATGTAATACTATTCAGATATTTTCTCATAATCCAAGGGGTTGGGCCATTAAAGAACTTTCTGAAGAAGATGTTTCATTATTTAAAAAGTTAAGATTAATACGCGATATCACACCTGTGTATATTCATTCTTCTTACCTTATTAATATAGCATCTTCAAACAAGGTATTGAATAAAAAGTCTATCAGTTTACTCATAAAGGAAATGGACAGGGCTGATTTAATTGGAGCAGATTTTGTTATCCTTCATCCTGGAAGCGCATCAAACGAATCAGGAAAGATTGCGAGGAAAAGAGCGATTGATGCGTTGAATGAAGTGGCAAAAAAAGGAAAATGGAATGCTGGTTTGCTTATAGAAAATACATCCGGTGAAAGAGGAGATATTTCTACTTCAATAAAAGATATCGCAGAGATTATTCAAGGAGTAAATGAATATTTAATATCAGGTATATGCATCGATACCTGCCATTTGTTTGCAGCAGGATATGATATACGCAGGACAAAAGTGATTAATAATATTTCGAACGATATAGAGAAATATATAGGATTTAAATATGTCAAACTCATACATCTCAATGACTCAAAAACAGATCTCGGAAAACATATTGACAGACACGAACATATCGGAATTGGAAAAATCGGCATAGCAGGTCTTCGTAAATTTATAAATTACAAGACTTTCAGATCCGTCCCTCTGATACTCGAAACACCGAAAAAGACAGAATCTAACGATCTGATGAATATTCAAAAAGTGAAAAAAATGACTAATTATATATAA
- a CDS encoding UDP-3-O-acyl-N-acetylglucosamine deacetylase, translating to MRLQRTIKQEICFDGIGLHTGRYSKVCLKPASRDTGILFIRKDKDTAIKACVNSVTDTAFATTIGYNGAKIRTVEHILAALAGLGVDNIIIDVYGPEIPILDGSSAELTKLIMDAGIAKQSKKRPYVRITKPVVLTDGNAELTALPYDSLRITYRILFNHNLLGEQKLSLDMNEENFLLEIAPARTFGFLKEVESLRANGFAKGGSIDNAIILGENGILNSTGLRFKDEFVRHKILDLIGDMSLLGYPICGHIIANKSGHSTNLKFLKKLLSLPSQWELISEKVHQPIPAYL from the coding sequence ATGCGATTACAAAGAACCATAAAACAAGAAATATGTTTCGATGGCATCGGGCTCCATACAGGCCGATATTCTAAAGTCTGCCTGAAACCAGCATCACGTGATACTGGTATTCTTTTTATAAGAAAAGACAAGGATACGGCAATAAAAGCATGCGTAAATTCTGTTACTGATACTGCATTTGCAACTACAATAGGTTACAATGGGGCAAAAATTAGAACTGTTGAGCACATTCTTGCTGCTCTGGCTGGGCTCGGTGTAGACAATATTATAATAGATGTATACGGCCCGGAAATCCCTATTCTTGACGGTAGTTCCGCTGAATTGACTAAACTTATTATGGATGCAGGAATTGCAAAACAAAGCAAAAAGAGACCTTATGTTCGTATAACAAAGCCAGTAGTTCTGACTGACGGAAATGCCGAGTTAACAGCACTACCTTATGACAGCCTTCGCATAACATACAGAATCCTTTTCAACCACAATCTGCTTGGCGAACAGAAATTAAGTCTGGACATGAATGAGGAAAATTTCCTGCTCGAGATCGCCCCTGCTCGCACCTTTGGATTCCTTAAGGAGGTTGAATCTCTGAGGGCAAATGGTTTTGCAAAGGGTGGTTCAATTGATAATGCCATAATACTTGGAGAAAATGGTATTTTGAATTCTACAGGTTTGAGATTTAAAGATGAATTTGTAAGACATAAGATACTGGATTTAATTGGTGATATGTCTCTGCTCGGTTACCCCATCTGTGGTCATATTATTGCAAATAAATCAGGACATTCAACAAATCTTAAATTCCTGAAAAAACTATTATCACTCCCCAGTCAATGGGAATTAATATCAGAAAAGGTTCATCAACCTATTCCTGCATATTTATAA